The region GCAGGGCCCCGCCCGCCAGATCCTCGAAGACCCGCAGCACCCGTACACCCAGGCGCTCGTGAAGGCGGCGCCGTCGGTGGCTGCGGTGCGCCTGCGGCCCGAGGTGTTCCGCCGCGGGGACGCCGCGGTCGACATCGCGCCGGCGGCCGAGGCACCGAGCGAGACGCCGGTCGAGCCGTCAGCCGAGGAGACGACGACGGATGCCGCGCCCGCAGCCACCGCCGCCGCACCCGCGGCGACTCCCGCTGCAACGCCCGCCACGGATGCCCCGCCCGCGACGACCGCCGAGCGCGGCGCCACCGAGCCCGCGGCATCCGTCCCCGACTACATCGTCGAGGTCGAAGGCCTGACGAAGATGTACCCGGTGCGCGGCAGCAAGGAGGACTTCGCCGCGGTCAAGGACGTGTCGTTCTCGATCCCCCGCGGCGAGACCGTCGCGGTCGTGGGTGAATCGGGATCGGGCAAGACCACCACCGCCCGCATGGTGCTGAAGGTGGTCGACCCCACCGCCGGTTCCATCCGCTTCGATGGTCAGGATGTCGCGAAGCTGAAAGGGCGCGAACTGCGCAGCTTCCGCCAGCGCGTGCAGCCGATCTTCCAGGACCCGTACTCGTCGCTGAACCCGATGTTCTCGATCGAGCGGATCATCAGCGAGCCGCTCGAGTTCTACAAGCGGGGCTCGGCCAAGGACCGTGCGGCGCGCGTGCGGCAGCTGCTCGACGACGTGGCGCTGCCGCAGTCGATGCTGCGCCGCTACCCGTCCGAGCTCTCGGGCGGCCAGCGCCAGCGCATCGCGATCGCCCGCGCCCTCGCCCTCTCGCCCGACCTCATCGTGTGCGACGAGCCGGTGTCGGCCCTCGACGTGCTCGTGCAGGATCAGATCCTGCGCCTGCTCGGCGACCTGCAGCGCGAATACGGGCTGAGCTACCTGTTCATCTCGCACGACCTCGCCGTGGTGCGGCTCATCAGCGACTACGTGTGCGTGATGAAGGACGGTCAGCTCGTCGAAGCGGCGTCGTCGGAGGAGATCTTCACCAACCCGCGCGACCCGTACACGCGGCGACTCCTCGCTTCGATTCCGGGCAACGAGCTCGACATCGCCGTCTGACCCCTCCCGCGGTCGCGCGCCGCGTCACGCGACCTCGCACCGCGGAAGGCGCGCGGGCGGAGTGCTCGGCGTCAGCGGGCTCGGGTCCTCGGGTCCATCGCCTCGCGCAGCGCCTCGCCGAGGAGCGTGAAGCCGAGCGCGGTGATGGTGATGCAGATGCCGGGGAGGAATGCGATCCACGCGTTGACCGCGAGCTCGAGCTGCGCATAGGTGAGCATCCGGCCCCACTCCGCGGTCTGCGGCACCCCGCCGCCGAGACCGAGGTACGACAGGCCGGCAGCCTCGATGACGGCGGTCGCCAGGGTGAGCGTCGCCTGCACGATCACCGGGCCGACCGCGTTGGGCAGCACGTGCGTCATCGTGATGCGGCCGCGGCCGAGACCGAGCGTCGCCGCCGACAGCACATAGTCGCTCGAGCGCTGCTGCAGCATCGATGCGCGGAGGAGGCGCGCGAAGATCGGCACCTGCGCGGCGCCGATCGCGATCATGATCGCCAGCGGCGTCTGCCCCATGAGCGCCGCGATCGACACGGCGAGCAGCAGCGACGGAACCGACAGCAGGATGTCGACGAAGCGCATGACCAGCGTGTCGACCCAGCCGCCGAACGTGGCGGCGACGAGGCCCAGGATCATGCCGCCGACGAGACCGAGCACGGTCGACACGATGCCGATCAGCAGCGATGCCCGCGCGCCCCAGATGAGCTTCGAGAGCATGTCGCCGCCGAAGCGGTCGAGGCCGAGCGGGAACCCGGGGATCTCGCCGGGGCCCGGGATGTGCCCGGGGGTGATGTACTGCTGACCCGGCAGTGCTTCGGCCGGATACGGTGCCAGCCACGGGGCGAACACCGCGACGAGCACGAAGATCGCCGTGATGACGGCGCCGACCCAGGCGCTGGGGTTGCGGCGCAGGCGCCGGAACACGTCGCGCCAGAAGCCGCCGCCGCGCGTCTTGGCGGCGAGCAGCTCTCTGTCGTCGATCGCGGTGTCGTCGACGGGGCCGCCACTCGCGGCCGGGGGGAGCATCGCGGACGTCATGCCGCACCTCCGATCAGGTTGCCCGCCATCACTGCACCCGCACTCTCGGGTCGATGAAGCTGTACGACACGTCGACGATGAGGTTGATGAGCGCGTAGAGGATGGCGATGAAGAGGATGAACCCCTGGAGCACGGGGTAGTCGCGGCTGAAGATCGCTCGGTAGAGGAACGACCCGATGCCGGGGTAGGCGAAGACCGACTCGGTGAGGATCGCGCCCGACAGGAGCAGGCCGAACTGCAGGCCGATCGTGGTGACCACCGGCAGCAGGGAGTTGCGCATGATGAAGCGGCTGCGGATGGTGCCGCGCGAGATGCCCTTGGCCATGCCGGTGCGCACGAAGTCGGAGTTCTGCACCTCGAGCACCGATGCCCGGGTGATGCGGGTGATGATCGCGAGCGGGATGGTCGCCAGCGCGATGCCGGGCAGGATGAGGTGCAGGAACGCATCCCACGCGGCATCCCACTCCCCCGTGATGATGCCGTCGAGCACGTAGAGGTTCGTGTAGTGGGTGGCATCCATTCGCGGATCCTGTCGCCCGTCGGACGGCAGCCAACCCAGCTGCACCGCGAACAGCCACTTGAGCATGAACGCGAGGAAGAACACCGGGATCGTGATGCCCAGCAGGCTGCCGAACACGGCGACGTGGTCGCCGGCCCTGCCGTGGCGGCGCGCGGCCCAGTAGCCGATCGCGATGCCGAGGCCGACGGCGAGGATGATCGCGAAGATCGTCAGTTCGAGGGTCGCGGGGAACCGGCGCGCGAACTCCTCGGTCACCGGGCGCTGCGTCTGGATCGAGACGCCGAAGTTGCCCTGCAGGAGCTGGCCGAGCCAGGTGAAGTACTGGGCGATGAGCGGCTCGTTGAAGCCGTAGAGCTCATTGATCTCGGCGACGCGCTCGGGCGTCGCCCGTTCGCCGAGCAGGGCGACCGCCGGGCCGCCGGGGAGGGCACGGACCCAGAAGAACAGCAGCAGGGTCAGCCCGAAGAGTGTGGGGACGAGCAGGAGGAGGCGCCGGCCGATGGTGCGTAGCACGTGGGATCTCTCCGGTGGGGCGACCGCGGTCGCAGAGCGAGCAGGACGAGCGAGCAGAGGGCGACGGATGCCCCGGCCCGGCGATGCGGCCGGACCGGGGCATCCGTCATCGGCTCACTCGCTGAGCTCGACCATGTTGTAGACCTCGTCCTGCACCGGGCTCGCCGGGTACGACGTCACTCGGGCGTCGAAGGCCAGCGTCGGCACCGGGTGTGCGAGGGGCACACCGGGCAGGAACTGCATGATCTGCTCGTTGATCGCGAGGTACGCGGCTTCCTGCTCCTCTTCGGTCGCGAGACCGCGCGCCTCGCTCAGCGCGTCGAAGAGCTCCTGGTTGTCGAAGCCCCACTCGTTCGTGGGCAGTCCGAAGAACGTGCCGACGAAGTTGTCGGGGTCGTTGTAGTCGCCCGTCCAGCCGAGCAGGTGGATGCCGTGCTCGGTGCCGCCCTGCATGAGGTCGAGGTACTCGACCCATTCGTTCGTCACCGGGTTGACGGTGATGCCGACGGCCTCGAGCTGGCTCTGCAGGTTGGTGAAGATCTGCTCGGGGTTGGGCATGTACGGGCGCGAGATGTTCACCGGGTAGTTGAAGGTGATCTCGAGCGGGTTCGCCTCGTCGTAGCCGGCCTCGGCGAGGAGGGCCTTGGCCGCGTCGGGGTCGTACGCGTACTCGGTGACGGCGTCGTTCCAGCCGATGACGGCGGGCGGCATGAACTGCGTCGCCGCCTCGGTGCCCTCGGGGAGCACCTGGGTGATGAGCGCGTCCTTGTCGATCGCCTGGGCGATCGCCTGGCGCACCTTCACGTCGCCGAGACCCGGCGCCGCCTGGTTGATGCCGAGGTACAGCACGTTGAACGCCTCGCGGTTGACGAGGTCGAACCCGGCGTCTTCGAGCGCCTGCAGGTCGGCGGGGGCGACCAGGTCGTACCCGTCGATGCTGCCCGACTCGAGAGCCTGGCGGCGGGCGGTGGTGTCGCCGATGACCTTGAAGATCACCTCTTCGACCTGACCCTGCTCACCCCAGTAGTCGGGGTTCGCGGTGAGCACGGTCTGCTCCCCGGGAGAGATCGAGTCGAACACGAACGGCCCGGTGCCGGTCGGGTGGCCCTGACCGTACTCGCTCTGAACCGGTGCCTCCTCGGTGCCGCCGACCTCGTCTGCGCCGAACTCCTCGAGGGCCGAGGGGCTCTGGATGGAGAACGACGGCAGCGACAGCGCCGGGATGAAGCCGGCGAACGGCGCCTTCAGCGTGATGGTCGCCTGGGTGTCGCTGTCGGCCGTGCAGCCGCCGTAGATCGACTCGTCGCCGAACCCGCGCATGATGACGCCCCAGTAGTAGGCCATGCTCTGCGATGCCGCGACGCCGGTGAAGGCGTTCTGGCGGTCGAAGTTGAAGCAGACCGCTTCGGCGTTGAAGTCCGTTCCGTCGTGGAACTTCACACCCTCTTCGAGGGTGAAGACGTAGGTGGTGTCGTCGGGCTGCTCCCAGCTCTTGGCGAGGAGCGGTGCGGGGTCGGCCGTGCCGGGCACGGTGCCGACGAGGCCTTCGAACATCTGACGGGCCACGCGGAACGTCTCGCCGTCGCTCGCGAAGGCGGGGTCGAGGCTCGCGGGGTCGCCCGAAGCGCCGAAGACGAACGTGGTGTCGACGTCGCCGGGCTCTTCGGTGCTGCCTCCGCCGTCGCGCTGGCTCGCGCAGGCGGTGAGGACGAGTGTGCCGACGGCGACTGCGGCAGCGCCGGTGATCAAGCGCCTTCTCGCAGAGTGGAGCATGTGCTGTGCACCTTCCATGTCGTGTGGGCGCCGCTGCACGTCATCGTGGAGCAGAGGTGCGCAGAGCCCTCGCGGGGTGTGATGGCTCGACGCTACCCGCGCGGCGGGGTCCACGGCATTACACCTGTGTCTCGATTGTGTTTCGACCCGTCCGAACCGCCCTCGGAGGGCGATGTGCGCAGTCGCCGACGAGCCGGTGCAGCATTTCGCTGACGCGACGGCGCAGAACACCCGCGCGGCTAACGTTGAGGCCATGGCGCGCACCCGGGACGAGGCATCCGTCCCCGAAGTCAGGCTCTCGGACGGCACGATCGCACGCGTCGTGCCCTCGCCGTATGGCGGCGGGTGGGAGCTCGACGTCGACGGCACGCCCCAATCGCACGTCGATCTCGACGATCCGACGCACCTGCACTTCGAGTACATCGCGCGCATGGGAGCGGTGATCGACCGGATGCGGATGCCCGGGCAGCCGCTGACCGCGATCCATCTCGGCGCCGGTGCGCTGACCCTCCCCCGCTACATCGAGGCGACCCGTCCGGGCTCGCGCCAGCAGGTCATCGAACTCGAGCAGACGCTGTGGGACCTGGTGCGCGAGAACCTCCCGCTGCCGCGCGGCGCGTCGCTGCGGGTGCGCATCGGCGATGCACGCGCGGGCCTGGGGCGTCTGCCCGCCGGGCTCCACGGCGCAGCCGATCTCGTCGTGTCGGACGTGTACTCGGGAGCGCAGACCCCGGCGCACCTCACCACCGTTGAGTTCTACACCGAGGCATCCCGCTTCCTCGCGCCCGACGGCGTGCTGCTGGTCAACGTCGCCGACGGCGCAGGGCTCGCCTTCGCGCGCCGGCAGGTGGCGACGGTGCGCGCGGTGCTCGAGCACGTGATCGTGCTCGCCGAGGTGCAGACCCTCAAGGGGCGCCGGTTCGGCAACCTCGTGATCGCCGCGTCCCGCGCCCCGCTTCCGACCGAGTGGCTGCCGCGGCTGATGGCGGCGGGGCCCCATCCGGCGAAGGTCGCCGAGGGGCGCGAGGTCGACGAGTTCGCGCGCGGCGCGCGCGTGTCGACGGATGCCGATTCCACGGCCTCGCCGAAGCCGACGGCGTCGCTGTTCACCCGCTGACACCGCCGTCGCCCCGCGGGCATCCCGCGTCTGTCCGAACCCCGTCGCGGTTCTCCCGCCGACCCCGCGTGCCGATCCGCCGGTCTCCGGGGCGAGCGGGCACACTGGATACGGCGGCACGCGAGCGAAGGGAGCGCCATGAGCTTCATCCAGGGATTCGACCCCGACACCCTCCGCGAAGAGGTCGACCCGAGCGCATGCAGCGAGCGCCTCGCCGAGATCGGCGAGCAGCGCAGCCTTCCGGCCCTGCTCGAACGGGTCTGGCTGCTGAAGGTGCTCGGCCGCCCCGAGGACTCCCTCGTGCTGTCGGAGGAGTCGGTACGCGTCGCGCGCATGGCGGGCACCCGCAAAGACCTGCTGCGCGCACGCATCCTGCACGCCTCGGTGATGCAGGCGCGCGGCGCGTTCGCCGCCGCTGAGCACGAGATGACCACCTGCGCCGAGGAAGCCGAGGGACAGGGATGGGCGGCGATCGCCGCCTTCGCCTACCAGCACCGCGGCAAGGTCCATTTCGACACCGAGGACTACGAGGCGGCGCGCAAGGACTTCAAGCGCGCGCTGTTCCTGCGGCAGGAGTCGGGCGCCACCGACGACCAGCTCGAATCGACGCTCCTCGCGATCGACGCCGCCGATCGGCGTCGGGCTGCCGCATCGGTGGCGAGCTGAGCCCGTGCACCGCGTGGGCCGCGCGCAGCACCGCAGTGTCGTAGGTATGTTCTAGCGTTCCCGGCATGTCAGACCTCGCCGATGTCCGCCGCTGGGCGGACGCGCTCATCGCCCTCCACCTCGACGCGTCGTGGTCGTTCGGCTTCGACAACGCCAAGCGGCGAGCCGGGCTCTGCGACTACACGCGCAAGCGCATCAGCGTCTCGCGCTATCTTTCGGCACGCTACGACGACGACACGAACCACCAGACCCTGCTGCACGAGGTGGCCCATGCCCTGGCCGGCCCGTCGGCCGGTCACGGACCGCAGTGGCGCGCGGTGGCGCGGGATCTCGGGTACGTCGGCGGCACCACCCATCACGGCGAGACGGCGACCGAGCTCGCTCCCTGGATCGGGGTCTGCCCGGCCGGGCACGTCGCCCACCGTCACCGCCGACCGGGGCGCCCGATGTCATGTGCGAAGTGCGCTCCCACCTACGACGCGACGCACAGCTTCACGTGGACGCGGCGCGAGATCACGCCCGCCGCACGACTGGCGGCGCTGACGCCGCGCTGACCTGGGTCCGCGCCCCGACCGGACGCGGCGGCGAAGCGAGGCCGCCGCGGCACACCGAGCCCACTGCCGCGCACGCGGGGCGCGGTCAGAAGGCGACGAAGACCCCGTCACGCAGGACGGGAACGACGGATGCCGCATCCACCGCTGCGGCCGCGAGCACCTCGTCGCGCTGCCCGCGGTCGATCAACTCGCGCCCCGACCCGCTCGCGGTGAGCAGGTGACGCACAGCGCCGCGGAGCGCCCGGAACGACTCTCCGGCCGCGGCGGCCTCGGGTGAGGTGTGGTCGATGCCGAGCCGACCGAGCGCGTCGATGACGGCACCGGCCCCGAACTGGTCCTCGACCGCGAAGCGCAGGCGGCCATCGCCGTCGCGCGACGACAGCTCCCCCGCGGCGATCACCGCGATGCTCGTGCGCGCTCCGCGCATGCGCTGCACAGCCATCACCGCCTCGGCCACCGCCGAGGCGTTGCGCAGGCCCCCGAGCAGCACGGTCGCGCCGGTGTCCGCTGCCGCCCGCGCGACCGCGGCTCCGTTGAGAGAGACGGCATCGGCTGACGCGTCGAGCGCGACGGCGTCGCCACCCTCGAGGCTCTGGATGACCGTCGACGAGAAGCGCAGCACGTCGACGACAACGACGACGTGGGCGGGCGCGAGCGTCGCGAGAGCGTCGACGCCCCACTCGTGTCGCACCTGGTACGAGGTCTGGGCGAACGGACTCTCGGGCATCCGTCCAGCGTACGTCGGGTGCCACACTGGAGCATGCGGATC is a window of Microbacterium terrae DNA encoding:
- a CDS encoding ABC transporter permease; its protein translation is MTSAMLPPAASGGPVDDTAIDDRELLAAKTRGGGFWRDVFRRLRRNPSAWVGAVITAIFVLVAVFAPWLAPYPAEALPGQQYITPGHIPGPGEIPGFPLGLDRFGGDMLSKLIWGARASLLIGIVSTVLGLVGGMILGLVAATFGGWVDTLVMRFVDILLSVPSLLLAVSIAALMGQTPLAIMIAIGAAQVPIFARLLRASMLQQRSSDYVLSAATLGLGRGRITMTHVLPNAVGPVIVQATLTLATAVIEAAGLSYLGLGGGVPQTAEWGRMLTYAQLELAVNAWIAFLPGICITITALGFTLLGEALREAMDPRTRAR
- a CDS encoding ABC transporter substrate-binding protein; amino-acid sequence: MLHSARRRLITGAAAVAVGTLVLTACASQRDGGGSTEEPGDVDTTFVFGASGDPASLDPAFASDGETFRVARQMFEGLVGTVPGTADPAPLLAKSWEQPDDTTYVFTLEEGVKFHDGTDFNAEAVCFNFDRQNAFTGVAASQSMAYYWGVIMRGFGDESIYGGCTADSDTQATITLKAPFAGFIPALSLPSFSIQSPSALEEFGADEVGGTEEAPVQSEYGQGHPTGTGPFVFDSISPGEQTVLTANPDYWGEQGQVEEVIFKVIGDTTARRQALESGSIDGYDLVAPADLQALEDAGFDLVNREAFNVLYLGINQAAPGLGDVKVRQAIAQAIDKDALITQVLPEGTEAATQFMPPAVIGWNDAVTEYAYDPDAAKALLAEAGYDEANPLEITFNYPVNISRPYMPNPEQIFTNLQSQLEAVGITVNPVTNEWVEYLDLMQGGTEHGIHLLGWTGDYNDPDNFVGTFFGLPTNEWGFDNQELFDALSEARGLATEEEQEAAYLAINEQIMQFLPGVPLAHPVPTLAFDARVTSYPASPVQDEVYNMVELSE
- a CDS encoding ABC transporter permease is translated as MLRTIGRRLLLLVPTLFGLTLLLFFWVRALPGGPAVALLGERATPERVAEINELYGFNEPLIAQYFTWLGQLLQGNFGVSIQTQRPVTEEFARRFPATLELTIFAIILAVGLGIAIGYWAARRHGRAGDHVAVFGSLLGITIPVFFLAFMLKWLFAVQLGWLPSDGRQDPRMDATHYTNLYVLDGIITGEWDAAWDAFLHLILPGIALATIPLAIITRITRASVLEVQNSDFVRTGMAKGISRGTIRSRFIMRNSLLPVVTTIGLQFGLLLSGAILTESVFAYPGIGSFLYRAIFSRDYPVLQGFILFIAILYALINLIVDVSYSFIDPRVRVQ
- a CDS encoding dipeptide ABC transporter ATP-binding protein, which translates into the protein MARSDERLAAGTPLLQVRDMAVDFQTMDGTVHAVEGVDLDLAAGETLAIVGESGSGKSTSAMAVIGLLSGNGKVVRGSILFEGQDLVGAPESVMRTVRGRSIGLVPQDPMSNLNPVTKIGTQIAETLLAHGLATRKDVDRKVVETLAAAGLPNAEDRAKQYPHEFSGGMRQRALIAIGLACNPKLLIADEPTSALDVTVQKTILDQLERMTGDLGTAVMLITHDLGLAAERAARVVVMNRGRIVEQGPARQILEDPQHPYTQALVKAAPSVAAVRLRPEVFRRGDAAVDIAPAAEAPSETPVEPSAEETTTDAAPAATAAAPAATPAATPATDAPPATTAERGATEPAASVPDYIVEVEGLTKMYPVRGSKEDFAAVKDVSFSIPRGETVAVVGESGSGKTTTARMVLKVVDPTAGSIRFDGQDVAKLKGRELRSFRQRVQPIFQDPYSSLNPMFSIERIISEPLEFYKRGSAKDRAARVRQLLDDVALPQSMLRRYPSELSGGQRQRIAIARALALSPDLIVCDEPVSALDVLVQDQILRLLGDLQREYGLSYLFISHDLAVVRLISDYVCVMKDGQLVEAASSEEIFTNPRDPYTRRLLASIPGNELDIAV
- a CDS encoding 2-phosphosulfolactate phosphatase encodes the protein MPESPFAQTSYQVRHEWGVDALATLAPAHVVVVVDVLRFSSTVIQSLEGGDAVALDASADAVSLNGAAVARAAADTGATVLLGGLRNASAVAEAVMAVQRMRGARTSIAVIAAGELSSRDGDGRLRFAVEDQFGAGAVIDALGRLGIDHTSPEAAAAGESFRALRGAVRHLLTASGSGRELIDRGQRDEVLAAAAVDAASVVPVLRDGVFVAF
- a CDS encoding tetratricopeptide repeat protein encodes the protein MSFIQGFDPDTLREEVDPSACSERLAEIGEQRSLPALLERVWLLKVLGRPEDSLVLSEESVRVARMAGTRKDLLRARILHASVMQARGAFAAAEHEMTTCAEEAEGQGWAAIAAFAYQHRGKVHFDTEDYEAARKDFKRALFLRQESGATDDQLESTLLAIDAADRRRAAASVAS
- a CDS encoding SprT-like domain-containing protein is translated as MSDLADVRRWADALIALHLDASWSFGFDNAKRRAGLCDYTRKRISVSRYLSARYDDDTNHQTLLHEVAHALAGPSAGHGPQWRAVARDLGYVGGTTHHGETATELAPWIGVCPAGHVAHRHRRPGRPMSCAKCAPTYDATHSFTWTRREITPAARLAALTPR
- a CDS encoding spermidine synthase, which encodes MARTRDEASVPEVRLSDGTIARVVPSPYGGGWELDVDGTPQSHVDLDDPTHLHFEYIARMGAVIDRMRMPGQPLTAIHLGAGALTLPRYIEATRPGSRQQVIELEQTLWDLVRENLPLPRGASLRVRIGDARAGLGRLPAGLHGAADLVVSDVYSGAQTPAHLTTVEFYTEASRFLAPDGVLLVNVADGAGLAFARRQVATVRAVLEHVIVLAEVQTLKGRRFGNLVIAASRAPLPTEWLPRLMAAGPHPAKVAEGREVDEFARGARVSTDADSTASPKPTASLFTR